A window of Nicotiana tabacum cultivar K326 chromosome 24, ASM71507v2, whole genome shotgun sequence contains these coding sequences:
- the LOC107816967 gene encoding putative serine/threonine-protein kinase PBL8 isoform X2 translates to MLIIKQQQGISLPNRNLGGDAKRQHSHSRSTSDLSEPSTPRNLEDFRKNAVLYTHIIAFTLFELETITKSFRSDYILGEGGFGTVYKGYIDENVRVGLKSLPVAVKVLNKEGLQGHREWLTEVNFLGQLRHPNLVKLIGYCCEDDHRLLVYEFMFRGSLENHLFRKATIPLSWATRMMIALGAAKGLAFLHNAERPVIYRDFKTSNILLDSDYTAKLSDFGLAKAGPQGDETHVSTRVMGTYGYAAPEYVMTGHLTARSDVYSFGVVLLELLTGRKSVDKTRPSKEQNLVDWARPKLNDKRKMLQIIDPRLDNQYSVRAAQKACSLAYYCLSQNPKARPLMSDVVETLEPLQSSGGSANETSSTGSGVRFAMGRVPDYRTHHRYAGSLGAAAGCRSPNPNCSPGAPAACRVR, encoded by the exons ATGCTCATCATCAAG CAGCAGCAGGGAATATCGTTGCCAAACAGGAATTTAGGTGGTGACGCCAAGAGACAACACAGTCATAGCCGGTCTACATCAGATCTGAGCGAACCTTCGACCCCAAGGAACTTAGAGGACTTTAGGAAGAATGCGGTACTCTACACACACATAATAGCTTTCACGCTTTTTGAGCTGGAAACGATAACTAAAAGCTTTCGATCTGACTATATTCTTGGTGAGGGTGGTTTTGGAACTGTTTACAAGGGCTACATTGATGAGAATGTTCGAGTTGGGCTCAAGTCACTACCCGTTGCTGTCAAAGTCCTTAACAAAGAGGGACTTCAGGGTCATCGTGAGTGGCTTACTGAAGTCAACTTTCTTGGACAGCTTAGGCATCCTAATCTTGTTAAGTTGATTGGCTATTGCTGTGAGGATGACCATCGTTTGCTCGTTTATGAGTTTATGTTCAGAGGAAGCTTAGAGAATCATCTCTTCCGAA AGGCTACTATTCCATTATCTTGGGCCACAAGAATGATGATTGCTCTTGGAGCAGCAAAAGGGCTTGCATTCCTTCATAATGCAGAAAGACCTGTTATCTATCGtgatttcaagacttcaaatatATTATTGGATTCT GATTACACGGCCAAACTATCTGATTTTGGGCTTGCAAAAGCGGGGCCACAAGGTGATGAGACCCACGTATCAACTCGAGTGATGGGTACCTATGGTTATGCAGCTCCAGAATATGTTATGACTG GACACCTTACTGCAAGAAGCGACGTGTACAGTTTTGGTGTAGTACTCCTAGAACTATTGACTGGAAGGAAGTCTGTTGACAAAACCAGACCAAGCAAGGAACAGAATCTAGTCGACTGGGCTCGGCCAAAGCTTAACGATAAGAGAAAAATGCTGCAGATCATAGACCCTAGATTAGATAACCAATACTCGGTGAGGGCAGCACAAAAGGCTTGCAGTTTGGCATACTATTGCCTTAGCCAAAACCCCAAAGCAAGACCCTTGATGAGTGACGTGGTTGAGACTTTAGAGCCACTGCAGTCCAGTGGTGGCAGTGCAAATGAAACCTCATCAACTGGAAGTGGTGTTCGATTTGCCATGGGAAGGGTCCCAGATTACAGAACCCATCACCGTTATGCTGGCTCTCTTGGTGCTGCAGCTGGTTGTCGGTCTCCCAACCCAAATTGTTCCCCAGGTGCCCCTGCAGCTTGCCGTGTTCGATAA
- the LOC107816967 gene encoding putative serine/threonine-protein kinase PBL8 isoform X1, with product MGNCGTREESAVISNAHHQVQQQQGISLPNRNLGGDAKRQHSHSRSTSDLSEPSTPRNLEDFRKNAVLYTHIIAFTLFELETITKSFRSDYILGEGGFGTVYKGYIDENVRVGLKSLPVAVKVLNKEGLQGHREWLTEVNFLGQLRHPNLVKLIGYCCEDDHRLLVYEFMFRGSLENHLFRKATIPLSWATRMMIALGAAKGLAFLHNAERPVIYRDFKTSNILLDSDYTAKLSDFGLAKAGPQGDETHVSTRVMGTYGYAAPEYVMTGHLTARSDVYSFGVVLLELLTGRKSVDKTRPSKEQNLVDWARPKLNDKRKMLQIIDPRLDNQYSVRAAQKACSLAYYCLSQNPKARPLMSDVVETLEPLQSSGGSANETSSTGSGVRFAMGRVPDYRTHHRYAGSLGAAAGCRSPNPNCSPGAPAACRVR from the exons ATGGGCAATTGTGGTACTAGAGAAGAATCTGCTGTTATCTCCAATGCTCATCATCAAG TCCAGCAGCAGCAGGGAATATCGTTGCCAAACAGGAATTTAGGTGGTGACGCCAAGAGACAACACAGTCATAGCCGGTCTACATCAGATCTGAGCGAACCTTCGACCCCAAGGAACTTAGAGGACTTTAGGAAGAATGCGGTACTCTACACACACATAATAGCTTTCACGCTTTTTGAGCTGGAAACGATAACTAAAAGCTTTCGATCTGACTATATTCTTGGTGAGGGTGGTTTTGGAACTGTTTACAAGGGCTACATTGATGAGAATGTTCGAGTTGGGCTCAAGTCACTACCCGTTGCTGTCAAAGTCCTTAACAAAGAGGGACTTCAGGGTCATCGTGAGTGGCTTACTGAAGTCAACTTTCTTGGACAGCTTAGGCATCCTAATCTTGTTAAGTTGATTGGCTATTGCTGTGAGGATGACCATCGTTTGCTCGTTTATGAGTTTATGTTCAGAGGAAGCTTAGAGAATCATCTCTTCCGAA AGGCTACTATTCCATTATCTTGGGCCACAAGAATGATGATTGCTCTTGGAGCAGCAAAAGGGCTTGCATTCCTTCATAATGCAGAAAGACCTGTTATCTATCGtgatttcaagacttcaaatatATTATTGGATTCT GATTACACGGCCAAACTATCTGATTTTGGGCTTGCAAAAGCGGGGCCACAAGGTGATGAGACCCACGTATCAACTCGAGTGATGGGTACCTATGGTTATGCAGCTCCAGAATATGTTATGACTG GACACCTTACTGCAAGAAGCGACGTGTACAGTTTTGGTGTAGTACTCCTAGAACTATTGACTGGAAGGAAGTCTGTTGACAAAACCAGACCAAGCAAGGAACAGAATCTAGTCGACTGGGCTCGGCCAAAGCTTAACGATAAGAGAAAAATGCTGCAGATCATAGACCCTAGATTAGATAACCAATACTCGGTGAGGGCAGCACAAAAGGCTTGCAGTTTGGCATACTATTGCCTTAGCCAAAACCCCAAAGCAAGACCCTTGATGAGTGACGTGGTTGAGACTTTAGAGCCACTGCAGTCCAGTGGTGGCAGTGCAAATGAAACCTCATCAACTGGAAGTGGTGTTCGATTTGCCATGGGAAGGGTCCCAGATTACAGAACCCATCACCGTTATGCTGGCTCTCTTGGTGCTGCAGCTGGTTGTCGGTCTCCCAACCCAAATTGTTCCCCAGGTGCCCCTGCAGCTTGCCGTGTTCGATAA